The genomic window GCTTGCCAAAGGTTAGGGGTCAAATCCATTCCAATTCCGCAAGCAAACTGAAAATTCCAATAATTCTCAATTTTCCACCATTTGTATTTCCCCCAAATTAATACCGACATGGTATTAACCTGTTACCCGGCTGTCTATCGGAGGCCCAAGACTTTGGTATCAAAAGCAGAATGGTGACTCCTACAGTCAGTAATATCAACCAATCATTACAATAAAAACAGCCATTTAAGATCCACATGTAAAAAGATATACACAACAAAATGTTATGCAGAGAATcaccattttttgttgttgttgttgtcttaaaatacagtaaggttaaacaaacaaaaaaaaaacacttaaatGTTACTGATATTcaataaagtaaaataaatagTTATAATAAGAAGAACCCTGTCTGTCTAAATAgcaacaaatgttttttttttttttttttttaaatgtgaaaaATATACATTAATGGTCGTCGTAGTAGATAGTAGCCTaaacattattatttatttttttctacatGAAGTGGGGAAAAAATAAAACCTAAACAATTCAATAAAATTCAATAGGATCATATTTACTACATGCCCATTATGTCATTACAGTAATGGTATGATCCCAACATCTTCTCATTGTTACACCTCAGTACATATCACAGGGCCAGTATTCATGTGTTCAtggatgcttgtgtgtgtgcacatgtgtattCATGAGTGTtagtgcatgtatgtgtgtctgtctctatatacgcatggtgtgtgtgtgtgtgtgtctgtgtaacagTCCGTCTTTACGAGTGTGGCCCAGCCTCTAGCTTCCAGTCCCTCTGGCTCTGCGTGTCGGCGTCTCCCTGGATGCTGCCCGGGGCGGCGGTGGCGGCGGCGGCGGGGGACAGCGTTCTGCGCTGGCTGTGCATCGTGTTCCAGTGGCGCTTCAGGTCCGACGCTTTGATGAACGCCTTGTCACAGGAGCCGCAGTTGAAGGGCCTCTCCCCTCGGTGCTGCCGCTCGTGGTCTCGCAGGTGGGACTTGTGCTTGAAGGCCTTTTCACACATCTGGCATCCAAAGGGTCTCTCGTTGCTGTGGACCCTCTCGTGCCGCTTTAAGTCGGGCCCACGTATGAACGCCTTGCCACAGACCAGGCAGCGGTGCGGTTTAAAGCCCGTGTGGATCTTCAGGTGCTCTTTGAGGTGGGCCTGGGTGGTAAAGGTTTTGGGGCACACCTCGCAAGCGAACGGACGGTGGGCCAGGTGGGACTTGTCTTTCTTGGGGCCGTCTCCGCCTGGTTTCATTCCCGGGTGGATGCCGTCAGAGCGGTGGCCGTACAGCAGGTAGTCAAGCTTCATAtcgctggaggaggaggaagaggaggtccaGCCGTGGGCGCTGTGGGGGTCTTTAGACATGTTCCCGCCGAAGTGAGGAGGGACCCCGTGAGGCCCCCCGGAGCCCATggcctccatccctccatcgtAGAAGCTGTtcttcctcacctcctccatTGCCAGCTCTTTGAGGATGGCGTCCTGGGCTCTCATACCGTCCCCTGGCGCCTGGTTCTCACGACTCAGCTTCATATTGGGCTCACGTTTCTGTGAACACAGGTTGTCGAGGAACGTGATCCCCAGGACCTGTCCGGAAGACATCATGAGGTTGATGTCCTTTTTACGGACGGCGAGCCTGGCGGTGTACATGTAATTGAGGACCTCCTCGAAGATGTCAGAACGGATGAAGTCGAGCTCCACGATGGAGTTGTCCACATCGTTCTGTTTTTTAAACAGCTTCTTGAAGTAGATGCTGCAGGCGGCCAGGACACAGCGGTGAGCTCTGAACTCAACGTTCTCCACCACAACCACAACGTCACAGTGGTCCCCTTCCATCCTCTGCTGGTTCAACATCTTCAGGAAACTGGTCTTGTGATCGTAGTCAATGTATTTCAGGAATTCACCCATGATTGCAGGTTTATTTAGCGGGTATTTACCTGCAAGAAAAACAAATGCAGTGTCCAATGGTAAATGGAAAAAAGTGTCTGTTTTATAATAGTTGTGCAATTTTTTGGTAAATATAAAAAAGGTTTCGAGTTTTAATTTAATTAAAACACGACAATTGCCGTTTCGAATATCAATAATAGCAGTGTTTCGAATTAATGTAGATTAGTTAGTACACAGTATACAATTCGGTATcgatcaaatatatatatataaataaatataattgtCACACCAAAGCAAACTTCTGAAATGTGTTCGTTCGGCTGTTGCTTCGTATATATATTGTTGTTCGTCAGTTCCCATCCAACAGTGAGTGAATCCACAGCTGACGACGAGACAATAACAGACCGCAGTAACAATGCCAAATCAGTCAAGCAGCAATCAGATTTTGGGGGAaggaaaataaaaacaacaacGGAACTGTCGAAAAAAAAAAATGCAGGTATCCGCAATAAAATTCAATCCCAACGCATATGGATACAAAACTGTTTTGTACCCAGAAGGGGGAAAATAAACGGTATTTCTGCGAGTTATAAGGAATTCTAAAAACGCCCTTTCGTAGCCAGTTATTTCTGCTACCACTGCTGACCCGTGTACGTTTCACATTTCAGAGAGCCCAGCCATTTTGCCCAGCAAGCCTCCATTAGAAGGTTTTCCTGAACTTTTATCCAAGTTAAAACACCAAACAGAACAGTTCATTTACACTGGTCGATGAAATGTGTAAATATAAGATTGGTCCCCTtcgagaagaagaagaagaaaaaatgtcTATACCAGAAACACGAATCCGGTTTGGTGTTGTCACGCAAGGCTGCAGTCGAAGACGACGCAACAACCCTGGTCtttctgcctcttcctcctcttgtTGTGACCGTCAGCTCAAAGAGGAAGTGACGCCAGTGTTTCTGCCCTCTGTAGGACTGGAGGGGAATTACAGGCAGGttctctctactgtactctagcaATGGATGTAAATATGACCCTCATAAATCAACAAAATTAGTCccccaacccccccccaaaaaaatgggtAAACTTTCAAGTGCCTTCTGGTGAACTTGGTAATGTGTGGCTTGGGTTCTGAACTGCTCATACCCCCCCCCTCCATCTACATGACTCAGTcccccccatctacatgactcagtcccccccatctacatgacttagcccccccatctacatgactcagttccccccatctacatgactcagttccccccatctacatgactcagtccccccccatctacatgactcagttccccccatctacatgactcagttccccccatctacatgactcagtccccccatctacatgactcagtCCCCCCCATCTACACGACTTAGCCCCCCCATCTACACGACTCAGTCCCCCCATTCTACATGACTCAgccccccatctacatgactcagcccccccatctacatgactcagttccccccatctacatgactcagttccccccatctacatgactcagtccccccatctacatgactcagtccccccatctacatgactcagcccccccccatctacatgactcagccccccccatctacatgactcagttccccccatctacatgactcagttccccccatctacatgactcagttccccccatctacatgactcagtccccccatctacatgactcagtccccccatctacatgactcagttccccccatctacatgactcagttccccccatctacatgactcagttccccccatctacatgactcagtccccccatctacatgactcagttccccccatctacatgactcagcccccccatctacatgactcagttccccccattctacatgactcagttccccccatctacatgactcagttccccccatctacatgactcagttccccccatctacatgactcagttcccccccatctacatgactcagcccccccatctacatgactcagtccccccccatctacatgactcagccccccatctacatgactcagttcccccccatctacatgactcagttccccccatctacatgactcagttccccccatctacatgactcagttccccccatctacatgactcagcccccccatctacatgactcagccccccccatctacatgactcagttccccccatctacatgactcagtccccccatctacatgactcagttccccccatctacatgactcagtccccccatctacatgactcagttccccccatctacatgactcagttccccccatctacatgactcagtCCCCCCATTCTACATGACTCAGTtcccccatctacatgactcagttccccctcatctacatgactcagttccccccatctacatgactcagccccccccatctacatgactcagttccccccatctacatgactcagtccccccatctacatgactcagttccccccatctacatgactcagttcccccccatctacatgactcagtccccccatctacatgactcagttccccccatctacatgactcagcccccccatctacatgactcagtCCCCCCCATCTACACgactcagttccccccatctacatgactcagttccccccatctacatgactcagttccccccatctacatgactcagttcccccccatctacatgactcagttccccccatctacatgactcagttccccccatctacatgactcagttccccccatctacatgactcagcccccccatctacatgactcagttccccccatctacacgactcagttccccccatctacatgactcagtTCCCCCATCTACACgactcagttccccccatctacatgactcagttccccccatctacatgactcagttccccccccatctacatgactcagtccccccatctacatgactcagttccccccatctacatgactcagttccccccatctacatgactcagttccccccatctacatgactcagttccccccatctacatgactcagttccccc from Oncorhynchus masou masou isolate Uvic2021 chromosome 3, UVic_Omas_1.1, whole genome shotgun sequence includes these protein-coding regions:
- the LOC135508994 gene encoding zinc finger and BTB domain-containing protein 14-like — protein: MGEFLKYIDYDHKTSFLKMLNQQRMEGDHCDVVVVVENVEFRAHRCVLAACSIYFKKLFKKQNDVDNSIVELDFIRSDIFEEVLNYMYTARLAVRKKDINLMMSSGQVLGITFLDNLCSQKREPNMKLSRENQAPGDGMRAQDAILKELAMEEVRKNSFYDGGMEAMGSGGPHGVPPHFGGNMSKDPHSAHGWTSSSSSSSDMKLDYLLYGHRSDGIHPGMKPGGDGPKKDKSHLAHRPFACEVCPKTFTTQAHLKEHLKIHTGFKPHRCLVCGKAFIRGPDLKRHERVHSNERPFGCQMCEKAFKHKSHLRDHERQHRGERPFNCGSCDKAFIKASDLKRHWNTMHSQRRTLSPAAAATAAPGSIQGDADTQSQRDWKLEAGPHS